In Eupeodes corollae chromosome 3, idEupCoro1.1, whole genome shotgun sequence, a single genomic region encodes these proteins:
- the LOC129952179 gene encoding sodium/potassium-transporting ATPase subunit beta-1-interacting protein isoform X1, producing the protein MGSCTRRHFLLSTCFLQLITIIERQVFDFLGYMWAPIFANFLHIIFVIFGFYGAYHFRVKYIITYLIWSIIWIGWNSFLICFYLNVGELDRDSDILNLGTGSVSWFEVNGYGCKPTYPTNITSDDPYRPIRPEHVDDCLLEYHLIEVVHSGVQCFLATLAIIGSIMISYIFLDEDDRFDFMNGDAKSPQHTVVHPMYVSYTSIPTSASATMLSFNKHKQYLHNSNNNKSHSNSILSNLHNHTIINNQYYDDSTATADQLFTNSSNNAKNKFNAHHQHQLQAQQLHHPSQLQLQSQSQQPLPPSTTINTQSSTSYTSLNRDLGAELTAPIPNPTTPNNSVLSTMSASFDRNLNNLSQRGDKSAAKNNSVGGKKCKTSSSYSSFINSNRPDIKYTQMSTEQLVKATNFDASIEDIIALQTFNSADKHGKTYVPFQKPVPSSLFVATTTTPGSISNENNNFLPTSHVYSPTNNINNNNTIPEDGPPAPGQFTRDNSQFFNCPPVSNAFENRAYNNATPPINPVQQIPRQFQRSGQYPYPDLSPDVTEKYSMPYQYVPRSPVASRIAARRRQDRSHVTNFCDQIRDAPPGYADTGFAISRAKSHDRLSSRGGINGSGGMGGVGYASGYHPNQNQMPHPPPQLIQMQYANDTNNGSSNNRHSRMSNNGSERNNKPRPRSYCNPSNVSYDSCNNAGEGEGGDGHMC; encoded by the exons TATTTAATATGGAGTATTATATGGATCGGATGGAACTCGTTTCTAATATGTTTCTATTTAAATGTTGGAGAGCTAGACAGA GACAGCGACATATTGAATCTAGGAACCGGTAGCGTCTCATGGTTTGAAGTTAATGGATATGGTTGTAAGCCAACTTATCCAACAAATATAACCTCCGATGATCCTTACCGTCCTATAAGGCCAGAACATGTCGATGATTGCCTTTTGGAATATCATTTAATTGAAGTAGTCCATTCAGGTGTACAATGCTTTTTAGCG acgcTTGCCATTATAGGCTCTATTATGATAAGTTACATATTCCTAGATGAAGACGATCGAT TCGATTTCATGAATGGCGACGCCAAAAGTCCACAACATACCGTTGTGCATCCAATGTACGTGAGCTATACTAGCATACCGACATCGGCTAGCGCAACAATGCTATCATTTAACAAACACAAACAATATCTTCACAATAGCAATAACAACAAATCGCATAGTAATAGTATCCTTAGTAACTTGCATAATCATACAATAATTAATAATCAATATTATGACGATAGTACAGCTACAGCTGATCAATTGTTTACTAATAGCAGCaataatgcaaaaaataaattcaatgcacatcatcaacatcaattACAAGCGCAACAACTACACCATCCATCCCAGCTGCAGTTGCAATCGCAGTCGCAACAGCCTCTGCCACCGTCCACAACTATCAATACACAATCTTCGACTTCCTATACGTCGCTAAATCGAGATCTCGGAGCTGAATTGACGGCCCCGATTCCAAATCCGACGACACCGAACAATAGTGTCCTATCGACAATGTCGGCGTCCTTCGATCGCAATCTAAATAATCTAAGCCAAAGAGGAGATAAGTCTGCAGCAAAGAATAACAGTGTTGGCGGCAAGAAATGTAAAACTTCCAGCAGTTATAGTAGTTTTATCAATAGCAATCGTCCCGACATCAAGTACACTCAAATGTCAACGGAACAACTTGTCAAAGCGACAAATTTCGATGCCTCCATCGAGGACATAATTGCCTTGCAGACTTTCAATTCGGCTGATAAGCACGGTAAGACATATGTTCCGTTTCAGAAGCCCGTACCGAGTTCTCTGTTTGTTGCCACCACCACTACTCCTGGCTCTATTTCcaatgaaaacaacaatttcCTGCCTACGTCTCACGTTTACAGTCCGACCAACaatattaacaataataataccaTTCCGGAAGATGGTCCTCCTGCTCCTGGGCAATTCACCCGGGACAATTCACAGTTCTTCAACTGTCCTCCCGTAAGCAACGCTTTCGAAAACCGAGCGTATAACAACGCCACACCACCAATTAACCCAGTGCAGCAAATACCACGACAGTTCCAACGGTCCGGTCAGTATCCGTATCCGGATCTATCGCCCGACGTAACGGAAAAGTACTCCATGCCTTACCAGTATGTACCGCGTTCGCCGGTAGCGAGTCGTATAGCGGCTCGTCGTCGTCAGGACAGATCTCACGTAACGAATTTCTGCGACCAAATTCGTGACGCACCGCCCGGCTATGCTGACACGGGCTTCGCCATAAGCCGGGCAAAATCCCATGACCGACTTTCAAGTCGCGGTGGCATCAATGGCAGCGGCGGGATGGGTGGTGTTGGTTATGCATCAGGATATCatccaaatcaaaatcaaatgccGCATCCACCACCGCAACTAATCCAAATGCAATATGCTAATGACACTAATAACGGCAGTAGCAATAACCGTCATTCGCGTATGAGCAATAACGGCAGCGAACGTAACAATAAGCCGCGCCCTAGATCATATTGTAATCCTAGTAATGTAAGTTATGACAGCTGCAACAACGCAGGCGAAGGTGAAGGCGGTGATGGTCATATGTGCTGA
- the LOC129952179 gene encoding sodium/potassium-transporting ATPase subunit beta-1-interacting protein isoform X2: MWAPIFANFLHIIFVIFGFYGAYHFRVKYIITYLIWSIIWIGWNSFLICFYLNVGELDRDSDILNLGTGSVSWFEVNGYGCKPTYPTNITSDDPYRPIRPEHVDDCLLEYHLIEVVHSGVQCFLATLAIIGSIMISYIFLDEDDRFDFMNGDAKSPQHTVVHPMYVSYTSIPTSASATMLSFNKHKQYLHNSNNNKSHSNSILSNLHNHTIINNQYYDDSTATADQLFTNSSNNAKNKFNAHHQHQLQAQQLHHPSQLQLQSQSQQPLPPSTTINTQSSTSYTSLNRDLGAELTAPIPNPTTPNNSVLSTMSASFDRNLNNLSQRGDKSAAKNNSVGGKKCKTSSSYSSFINSNRPDIKYTQMSTEQLVKATNFDASIEDIIALQTFNSADKHGKTYVPFQKPVPSSLFVATTTTPGSISNENNNFLPTSHVYSPTNNINNNNTIPEDGPPAPGQFTRDNSQFFNCPPVSNAFENRAYNNATPPINPVQQIPRQFQRSGQYPYPDLSPDVTEKYSMPYQYVPRSPVASRIAARRRQDRSHVTNFCDQIRDAPPGYADTGFAISRAKSHDRLSSRGGINGSGGMGGVGYASGYHPNQNQMPHPPPQLIQMQYANDTNNGSSNNRHSRMSNNGSERNNKPRPRSYCNPSNVSYDSCNNAGEGEGGDGHMC, encoded by the exons TATTTAATATGGAGTATTATATGGATCGGATGGAACTCGTTTCTAATATGTTTCTATTTAAATGTTGGAGAGCTAGACAGA GACAGCGACATATTGAATCTAGGAACCGGTAGCGTCTCATGGTTTGAAGTTAATGGATATGGTTGTAAGCCAACTTATCCAACAAATATAACCTCCGATGATCCTTACCGTCCTATAAGGCCAGAACATGTCGATGATTGCCTTTTGGAATATCATTTAATTGAAGTAGTCCATTCAGGTGTACAATGCTTTTTAGCG acgcTTGCCATTATAGGCTCTATTATGATAAGTTACATATTCCTAGATGAAGACGATCGAT TCGATTTCATGAATGGCGACGCCAAAAGTCCACAACATACCGTTGTGCATCCAATGTACGTGAGCTATACTAGCATACCGACATCGGCTAGCGCAACAATGCTATCATTTAACAAACACAAACAATATCTTCACAATAGCAATAACAACAAATCGCATAGTAATAGTATCCTTAGTAACTTGCATAATCATACAATAATTAATAATCAATATTATGACGATAGTACAGCTACAGCTGATCAATTGTTTACTAATAGCAGCaataatgcaaaaaataaattcaatgcacatcatcaacatcaattACAAGCGCAACAACTACACCATCCATCCCAGCTGCAGTTGCAATCGCAGTCGCAACAGCCTCTGCCACCGTCCACAACTATCAATACACAATCTTCGACTTCCTATACGTCGCTAAATCGAGATCTCGGAGCTGAATTGACGGCCCCGATTCCAAATCCGACGACACCGAACAATAGTGTCCTATCGACAATGTCGGCGTCCTTCGATCGCAATCTAAATAATCTAAGCCAAAGAGGAGATAAGTCTGCAGCAAAGAATAACAGTGTTGGCGGCAAGAAATGTAAAACTTCCAGCAGTTATAGTAGTTTTATCAATAGCAATCGTCCCGACATCAAGTACACTCAAATGTCAACGGAACAACTTGTCAAAGCGACAAATTTCGATGCCTCCATCGAGGACATAATTGCCTTGCAGACTTTCAATTCGGCTGATAAGCACGGTAAGACATATGTTCCGTTTCAGAAGCCCGTACCGAGTTCTCTGTTTGTTGCCACCACCACTACTCCTGGCTCTATTTCcaatgaaaacaacaatttcCTGCCTACGTCTCACGTTTACAGTCCGACCAACaatattaacaataataataccaTTCCGGAAGATGGTCCTCCTGCTCCTGGGCAATTCACCCGGGACAATTCACAGTTCTTCAACTGTCCTCCCGTAAGCAACGCTTTCGAAAACCGAGCGTATAACAACGCCACACCACCAATTAACCCAGTGCAGCAAATACCACGACAGTTCCAACGGTCCGGTCAGTATCCGTATCCGGATCTATCGCCCGACGTAACGGAAAAGTACTCCATGCCTTACCAGTATGTACCGCGTTCGCCGGTAGCGAGTCGTATAGCGGCTCGTCGTCGTCAGGACAGATCTCACGTAACGAATTTCTGCGACCAAATTCGTGACGCACCGCCCGGCTATGCTGACACGGGCTTCGCCATAAGCCGGGCAAAATCCCATGACCGACTTTCAAGTCGCGGTGGCATCAATGGCAGCGGCGGGATGGGTGGTGTTGGTTATGCATCAGGATATCatccaaatcaaaatcaaatgccGCATCCACCACCGCAACTAATCCAAATGCAATATGCTAATGACACTAATAACGGCAGTAGCAATAACCGTCATTCGCGTATGAGCAATAACGGCAGCGAACGTAACAATAAGCCGCGCCCTAGATCATATTGTAATCCTAGTAATGTAAGTTATGACAGCTGCAACAACGCAGGCGAAGGTGAAGGCGGTGATGGTCATATGTGCTGA